A window of Fragaria vesca subsp. vesca linkage group LG7, FraVesHawaii_1.0, whole genome shotgun sequence contains these coding sequences:
- the LOC101313463 gene encoding putative disease resistance protein RGA3-like, protein MAGVLVDVLIQRLATLALDKVERELKLVVGVKREIKNLTKKLIAIRAVLEDAEQRQVMEANVKLWLDELNDVSFDMDDVLDEWITRVEKHQLEKQETEGATVVVATKKKVCFSFPPSCFRFGQVNYQLFLRREIAKKIEELNERLDLIDKNKQSFNFQQNTPRSVPELLQRPQTTSFPNAETFGRDSEKNLLISKLLSESSEESKVPLIIPVVGLGGMGKTYLANLVYNEIKTHFDKSIWVCVSDPFDEIKIAQAIIEELDKDNSSKSSNVLQTLMRCIFDLIKGKKFLLVLDDVWYPKSSQWEEFIKPLRNGVVGSRVLVTTRNEDVATDVMNATTELVTLKGLGEASCLSLFYHSVGMVENSVSKEFHDIGLEIVKRCNGLPLAAKTLGSLMRNKKNNIREWRDVLNSKTWELKEVQQDVFRPLLLSYHDLPLPTKQCLLYCVLFPKDLVYDKNSLVELWMSQDYLNDNGSKEKMIVGQNYFDELVMRSFFQDIKVDERNGNIECKIHDIVHDFLQYLTKNECLILDVEMDDRKRKKVPYDKIRHFTSIESTDRDILKHFLPNCKKLRTLVHLCSNSISIDAWVEMIVELKSLRTLILLEWPFEEIPETIGGLIHLRYLDLSGNEELKELPSAVGSLYNLQTLRLVGCDSLTRIDVRRLINLRHLYVKGSLSLRLIKGIEKLTHMQRLDCFKVRDGGDEGGNKLEHLKDLNQLQGSLVISIDRLPSTAENNAAIMKNKAHILELCLFFKGSTEDDRPIMNRLEPHPSLESLTIAGYKGGTFSDWLSSLHSLRFLSLYKCLGCDILPSLGKLASLESLEIEKLPIVSKVGVEFLGIEQGQTSSSSSVFVSFPKLKQLTIQFMDSWEEWEGVEEGNSDNITIMPFLDQLTIVDCKKLKALPDFLWKTPLQELNISDSPILQNLYGQENGEERTKISYIPSIQIQELFGTFPSMASASLRQITFLRAKGKLSTWHVFHGMSLLEGRRKHQLRTITSGMIWQSYICTDQTAMRVLKEVKDSKILPVFYTCAYSDTHLLTSFGSLFLLLVLFKIQGGSSKLQVYICTPQQVAQHQFAFQILTQKLVRGDMTYEEPWSSSFKTVPSHLQERLKRQVLEYQAYLMKKVQISLEKKLAAPAMSLSSELCLFIFTTVDTRILVFKGVDGRYTASISNDLVDRFPATKGPAPDMLLVD, encoded by the exons ATGGCTGGAGTACTAGTTGACGTTCTGATACAACGTTTGGCTACGCTCGCCCTTGACAAGGTCGAACGAGAGCTGAAGCTGGTGGTTGGGGTTAAGCGAGAAATCAAAAATCTCACCAAGAAACTCATAGCTATTCGAGCTGTGCTGGAGGACGCAGAGCAGAGGCAAGTGATGGAAGCCAACGTGAAACTTTGGCTAGATGAGCTAAATGATGTTTCCTTCGACATGGATGACGTGCTGGATGAGTGGATCACTAGAGTTGAGAAGCATCAATTGGAGAAACAAGAAACGGAAGGTGCTACTGTTGTTGTGGCTACTAAGAAGAAGGTATGCTTCTCCTTTCCTCCCTCTTGCTTTCGCTTCGGCCAAGTCAATTACCAGTTATTTCTTCGTCGTGAAATTGCTAAGAAGATAGAGGAACTGAATGAAAGGTTAGATTTGATTGACAAAAACAAACAAAGCTTTAACTTTCAACAAAACACCCCAAGGTCAGTTCCCGAACTACTTCAAAGACCACAAACTACTTCTTTTCCCAATGCTGAAACATTTGGTCGAGATTCAGAGAAAAACCTTCTAATTAGCAAGCTGCTAAGTGAGAGTAGTGAAGAAAGCAAGGTTCCTCTAATCATCCCCGTTGTAGGGTTGGGGGGAATGGGCAAAACATATCTTGCCAACTTGGTCTATAATGAGATCAAAACTCATTTTGACAAGAGCATATGGGTATGTGTCTCCGACCCTTTTGATGAAATCAAGATTGCTCAAGCTATAATTGAAGAGTTAGATAAAGATAATTCATCAAAATCCTCAAATGTGTTGCAAACCTTGATGCGATGTATATTTGATTTGATTAAGGGTAAAAAATTCCTTCTTGTCTTGGATGATGTTTGGTATCCAAAATCTAGTCAATGGGAAGAATTCATCAAACCTTTACGCAATGGCGTTGTGGGCAGTAGGGTATTGGTGACGACTAGAAATGAGGATGTTGCTACAGATGTAATGAATGCAACTACTGAATTGGTTACTTTGAAGGGGTTAGGGGAAGCATCTTGTTTGTCACTGTTCTATCACAGTGTAGGCATGGTTGAGAATAGTGTGTCCAAAGAGTTTCATGACATTGGGTTAGAGATTGTGAAAAGATGTAATGGGTTGCCTCTTGCTGCAAAGACGTTAGGAAGCCTCATGCGTAATAAGAAAAATAATATTCGTGAATGGCGAGATGTTTTAAATAGTAAGACATGGGAACTGAAAGAGGTACAACAAGATGTTTTTCGGCCACTACTATTAAGTTATCATGATTTGCCTCTTCCAACCAAACAATGTCTTTTGTACTGTGTTCTATTTCCAAAAGATCTTGTGTATGATAAGAATAGTTTGGTTGAATTGTGGATGTCGCAAGATTATTTGAATGACAATGGAAGTAAAGAAAAGATGATAGTTGGTCAAAATTATTTTGATGAGTTAGTAATGCGGTCATTCTTTCAAGATATTAAGGTAGATGAGAGGAATGGAAACATAGAATGCAAAATTCATGATATTGTACATGACTTTTTGCAATATTTGACCAAGAATGAATGTTTGATCTTAGACGTTGAGATGGATGATAGGAAGAGAAAAAAGGTGCCATATGATAAAATCCGTCATTTTACTTCAATTGAGTCAACCGACAGAGACATTTTGAAACATTTTCTCCCCAATTGTAAAAAATTACGTACATTGGTACATTTATGTTCAAACTCCATTTCCATTGATGCATGGGTAGAGATGATAGTTGAATTGAAAAGCCTTAGGACATTAATATTGTTGGAATGGCCTTTCGAAGAAATTCCTGAGACGATAGGCGGGTTGATACACTTAAGGTATCTTGATTTATCCGGTAATGAGGAGTTGAAAGAATTACCGAGCGCCGTGGGTAGCTTATACAACCTGCAAACCTTGCGACTTGTTGGTTGCGACAGTCTAACGAGAATAGATGTGCGGAGACTGATTAACTTGAGGCATCTCTATGTTAAAGGCAGCTTATCACTGAGGTTAATTAAAGGGATTGAGAAATTAACACATATGCAAAGACTGGATTGTTTTAAGGTCCGAGACGGAGGTGATGAAGGAGGAAACAAGTTGGAACATTTGAAAGACTTGAACCAGCTTCAAGGGAGTCTTGTGATTTCTATTGATAGGTTACCCAGTACGGCGGAGAATAATGCAGCAATTATGAAGAATAAGGCCCACATCTTGGAATTGTGTCTATTTTTCAAGGGCAGTACTGAAGATGACCGACCAATTATGAATAGGTTAGAGCCGCATCCAAGTCTGGAATCTCTGACCATAGCTGGGTATAAAGGCGGCACCTTTTCCGATTGGTTGTCGTCTTTACACAGCTTGAGATTCCTCAGCCTTTACAAATGCCTAGGTTGTGATATTTTGCCTTCTTTGGGGAAACTGGCGTCCCTTGAATCATTGGAAATTGAGAAACTCCCTATAGTCTCAAAGGTAGGAGTTGAGTTTCTGGGAATAGAACAAGGGCAAACCTCCTCCTCGTCCTCCGTTTTCGTTTCATTCCCCAAGCTCAAACAACTCACAATTCAATTCATGGACTCGTGGGAAGAGTGGGAAGGAGTGGAAGAGGGGAATTCTGACAACATTACAATCATGCCATTCCTTGATCAGTTGACAATCGTTGACTGCAAGAAGCTAAAAGCACTGCCGGACTTCCTGTGGAAGACACCTCTACAGGAATTGAACATCAGCGACTCTCCCATTCTCCAAAACCTTTACGGACAAGAAAATGGCGAGGAGCGGACCAAGATTTCTTACATCCCAAGCATCCAGATACAGGAACTTTTTGGTACATTTCCTTCCATG GCTTCAGCTTCTCTTAGACAAATCACATTTTTAAGAGCAAAAGGCAAATTATCCACCTG GCACGTTTTCCATGGTATGTCACTATTGGAGGGCAGAAGGAAACATCAATTGAGGACCATCACTTCAGGCATGATTTGGCAGAGTTATATTTGCACTGACCAGACGGCTATGAGGGTACTGAAAGAGGTCAAAGACTCCAAGATCTTACCGGTTTTTTATACATGTGCCTACTCAGACACTCATCTCCTTACCAGTTTTGGCTCTTTATTTCTTCTGCTGGTGTTGTTCAAGATACAG GGAGGAAGCTCAAAACTCCAAGTTTATATATGTACTCCTCAACAAGTTGCACAGCATCAATTTGCATTTCAAATTCTAACACAGAAATTGGTACGCGGAGATATGACATATGAGGAACCTTGGTCTAGCAGTTTCAAGACAGTTCCATCCCATCTGCAAGAG AGATTAAAACGTCAGGTTCTGGAATACCAAGCATATCTGATGAAAAAAGTTCAGATCTCTCTGGAAAAAAAATTAGCAGCTCCAGCAATGTCTCTGAGCAGTGAACTTTGCCTGTTTATTTTCACAACTGTGGACACAAGGATATTGGTGTTCAAGGGTGTTGATGGTAGATATACCGCAAGCATAAGCAACGACCTCGTAGACCGTTTTCCGGCCACGAAGGGCCCCGCCCCCGACATGCTTCTGGTAGACTGA
- the LOC101313752 gene encoding protein NEDD1-like, with translation MNIVDPSVTLLAASGGDTVKLFDVSVKSGDPCVSSYIPSPGCHVNSVKWNHTNLVVVSAGDDKKISLWHKNGQSLGTIPVSGTDSGDNIEESISALSFSNKVSRYICSGGSGQVVRIWDLQRKRCIKWLRGHSSTITGAAYNCKDEHLASISLNGDLIIHNLASGTRTTEFKDPNGQVLRVLDYSRISRHLLVTAGDDGSVHLWDTTGRSPKISWLKQHSAPTAGISFSPSNDKVFASVGLDKKLYTYDSGSRRHSSCISYEAPFSALSFRDDGLVLAAGTSSGRVVFYDVRGKPEPFTVLRAYNSSEAVTSLCWQRSKPVIVNESSCSVETALLGDAVEDSILMPDPLPSVTSSNLSISMAVSTSRNPGRSGLSADTFSVTGTGSGLGSTTLNVSSAEDTPHRGHLWPGGTLPRLHPPLSTFNFKDDMEVFSPLVDVHPITPSLDKLWDDHNRSKKDSVDIKPSSLLFPSSGRRFPLADDVSSDHPIFDWKPSSASKQDDSKSSFPRLESTPALYSKSEDSSITPPEAWGGERLSDKYTNLLQPSIKPSRFGMSAQTSGSLMSGLPDTSLSTSQTSISSTSLNYANMRIKDLSFSQENSLGFPEHVNSSAIPMSPGSKGIRGQSNLDSPTSSLSLHRKFSTYAERIGTTSSFSDRTSLAAGSPKTKKTGAEMRELLTSLVSKSDTSTVTESGILPAMNGGTSQLPKAPQQDAQQGNSFTYQILQRTLEETLDSFQKSVHEDMRNLHIEILRQFHMQETEMSMVMSKMLANQAELMEEVKSLRKENQQLRQLL, from the exons ATGAACATAGTCGATCCGTCAGTGACTCTACTCGCCGCGAGCGGCGGCGACACCGTGAAGCTCTTCGACGTCTCCGTCAAGTCCGGCGATCCATGCGTCTCCAGCTACATTCCTTCCCCCGGCTGCCACGTCAACTCCGTCAAGTGGAACCACACCA ATTTGGTTGTGGTGAGCGCCGGAGACGACAAGAAGATATCGCTGTGGCATAAGAACGGGCAGAGCTTGGGGACTATTCCGGTTTCCGGGACCGACAGTGGAGACAACATTGAG GAGTCTATATCGGCGCTTAGCTTCAGTAACAAGGTTTCGAGGTATATATGTTCTGGTGGGAGCGGTCAGGTTGTGAGGATATGGGATTTGCAGAGGAAGAGATGTATTAAATGGTTGAGGGGCCATTCAAGTACGATTACTGGTGCAGCGTACAATTGCAAAGATGAGCACTTGGCTTCCATCAGCCTTAATGGGGATCTCATTATCCACAACTTGGCATCTGGTACGAGAACAACTGAATTCAAGGACCCCAATGGACAG GTACTGAGAGTGCTTGATTATTCCCGGATTAGCCGACACCTGTTGGTGACTGCAGGTGATGATGGTTCTGTGCATCTGTGGGACACAACCGGTCGTAGCCCAAAG ATTTCTTGGTTGAAGCAGCATTCTGCACCAACTGCTGGTATCAGTTTCTCACCATCAAATGACAAG GTGTTTGCTAGTGTCGGGCTTGATAAAAAGTTGTATACTTATGACTCTGGGTCTAGAAGACATTCATCTTGCATCTCCTACGAGGCGCCTTTCTCTGCATTGTCATTCAGAGACGATGGCTTGGTACTGGCAGCTGGAACAAGTAGTGGTCGTGTTGTGTTTTATGATGTCCGTGGTAAACCAGAGCCTTTCACTGTTCTTCGTGCTTATAATAGTTCAGAG GCTGTTACAAGTCTATGCTGGCAAAGGTCAAAACCTGTAATTGTAAATGAAAGCAGTTGTTCTGTTGAGACCGCGCTTTTAGGAGATGCTGTTGAAGATTCAATCTTAATGCCTGATCCACTTCCTTCTGTGACTTCATCAAACCTTTCCATTTCTATGGCGGTATCGACTTCTCGGAATCCAGGCCGTTCAGGATTATCTGCTGATACATTTTCAGTTACAGGAACTGGCAGTGGATTAGGGTCAACCACACTCAATGTATCTAGTGCAGAGGATACACCACATCGCGGCCATTTGTGGCCGGGTGGAACATTGCCAAGATTGCATCCTCCTCTATCTACTTTTAACTTCAAGGATGATATGGAGGTATTTTCCCCTCTTGTGGATGTTCATCCTATCACACCTTCACTTGACAAGCTGTGGGATGACCATAACAGATCAAAGAAGGATAGTGTAGATATAAAGCCATCATCACTATTGTTTCCCTCATCCGGTAGGAGGTTCCCTTTGGCAGATGACGTGTCAAGTGATCATCCGATATTTGATTGGAAGCCTAGCTCAGCCTCTAAACAG GATGATAGCAAGTCTTCGTTTCCTCGGTTAGAATCAACTCCTGCTCTGTATTCTAAGAGTGAAGACTCATCCATCACGCCTCCAGAAGCTTGGGGAGGTGAGAGATTATCTGATAAATATACCAACCTGCTTCAGCCATCAATTAAGCCGTCTCGCTTTGGGATGTCAGCTCAGACATCAGGATCACTTATGTCTGGATTACCAGATACATCCTTGTCAACAAGTCAGACAAGTATTAGCTCTACAAGCTTAAACTATGCAAATATGCGCATTAAAGATTTGTCTTTCAGTCAGGAGAATTCCTTGGGATTTCCAGAACACGTCAACTCTAGTGCCATCCCTATGTCCCCTGGTAGCAAAGGAATCAGGGGACAGTCTAACCTTGATTCACCAACATCATCTTTGTCCCTCCATCGGAAATTCTCTACTTATGCAGAGAGAATAGGCACTACATCTTCCTTCAGTGACCGAACATCACTGGCAGCGGGTTCACCAAAAACAAAGAAAACAGGAGCTGAAATGAGAGAATTGTTGACTAGCTTGGTGTCTAAGTCAGATACCTCAACGGTCACAGAATCAGGGATTCTTCCAGCTATGAAC GGAGGAACCTCACAATTGCCGAAGGCCCCTCAACAAGATGCCCAGCAGGGAAATTCATTTACATATCAGATTTTACAACGTACTCTAGAAGAGACTCTTGATTCCTTTCAGAAGTCAGTACATGAAGATATGAGGAACCTTCATATAGAAATTTTAAGACAATTTCACATGCAAGAG ACGGAAATGTCAATGGTAATGAGTAAAATGCTGGCAAACCAAGCTGAGCTAATGGAAGAAGTTAAATCTCTGCGGAAAGAAAACCAGCAACTCCGACAACTGCTTTGA